A portion of the Camelus ferus isolate YT-003-E chromosome 16, BCGSAC_Cfer_1.0, whole genome shotgun sequence genome contains these proteins:
- the CISD3 gene encoding CDGSH iron-sulfur domain-containing protein 3, mitochondrial: MDRPAQLALQKLNQRRDISSWLARWFPKAPAKPVVALKTPIKVELVAGKTYRWCVCGRSKKQPFCDGSHFFQRTGLSPLKFKAQETRMVVLCTCKATQKPPFCDGTHKSERVQKAEVGFPALRGWLPLSKKGSPSEPSTHSWLVKDFHNLRSPIWGSWEQAPATVPVGEDGIK, translated from the exons ATGGACCGGCCCGCGCAG CTTGCTTTGCAGAAGCTGAACCAGAGACGGGACATCTCCTCCTGGCTG GCCCGATGGTTCCCCAAAGCCCCTGCCAAGCCTGTGGTGGCCCTGAAAACACCAATCAAGGTGGAGCTGGTGGCTGGGAAAACCTacaggtggtgtgtgtgtggccgCAGCAAGAAGCAG cccttcTGTGATGGCTCCCACTTCTTCCAACGCACCGGCCTATCCCCACTCAAGTTCAAAGCCCAGGAGACCCGCATGGTAGTGCTCTGTACCTGTAAGGCCACCCAGAAGCCCCCATTCTGTGATGGCACCCACAAGAGTGAGCGGGTGCAGAAGGCAGAAGTGGGCTTCCCCGCTCTGAGGGGGTGGCTGCCACTCAGCAAGAAGGGATCACCCAGCGAACCCAGTACCCATAGCTGGCTCGTGAAAGACTTCCATAACCTGAGATCTCCCATCTGGGGCAGCTGGGAACAGGCCCCCGCTACAGTGCCTGTTGGTGAAGATGGCATTAAATAA
- the PCGF2 gene encoding polycomb group RING finger protein 2 isoform X1 yields MHRTTRIKITELNPHLMCALCGGYFIDATTIVECLHSFCKTCIVRYLETNKYCPMCDVQVHKTRPLLSVRSDKTLQDIVYKLVPGLFKDEMKRRRDFYAACPLTEVPNGSNEDRGEVLEQEKGTLSDDEIVSLSIEFYEGGRDREEKKGPLENGDGDKEKQTGVRFLRCPAAMTVMHLAKFLRNKMDVPSKYKVEVLYEDEPLKEYYTLMDIAYIYPWRRNGPLPLKYRVQPACKRLTLPTAPTPSEGTNTSGASECESVSDKAPSPATLPATSSSLPSPATPSHGSPSSHGPPATHPTSPTPPATASGATTAANGGTSNCLQTPSSTSRGRKMTVNGAPVPPLT; encoded by the exons ATGCATCGTACGACACGGATCAAAATCACCGAGCTGAACCCTCACCTCATGTGTGCCCTCTGTGGGGGGTACTTTATCGATGCCACTACCATCGTGGAGTGCTTGCATTCCT TCTGCAAAACCTGCATCGTGCGCTACCTGGAGACCAACAAGTACTGCCCCATGTGTGACGTGCAGGTCCACAAAACCCGGCCGCTGCTGAGCGTCAG ATCTGACAAAACCCTTCAAGACATCGTCTACAAATTGGTCCCTGGGCTTTTTAAAG ATGAGATGAAGCGACGGCGGGATTTCTATGCTGCGTGCCCTCTGACAGAAG TCCCCAATGGCTCCAACGAGGACCGCGGTGAGGTTCTGGAGCAGGAGAAGGGAACTCTGAGTGACGACGAGATTGTCAGCCTCTCCATTGAGTTCTACGAAGGTGGCAG GGACCGGGAGGAGAAAAAAGGCCCCTTGGAGAATGGGGATGGTGACAAGGAGAAG CAGACTGGGGTGCGCTTCCTGCGATGCCCGGCAGCCATGACCGTCATGCATCTTGCCAAGTTTCTCCGCAACAAGATGGATGTGCCCAGCAAATACAAG GTTGAGGTTCTCTATGAGGACGAGCCGCTGAAGGAATACTACACCCTCATGGATATTGCCTACATCTACCCCTGGCGGCGG AATGGCCCTCTTCCCCTCAAGTACCGGGTCCAGCCGGCCTGCAAGCGGCTCACCCTGCCCACAGCGCCCACCCCCTCTGAGGGCACCAATACCAGCGGGGCATCCGAGTGTGAGTCAGTCAGCGACaaggctcccagccctgccaccctgccggccacctcctcctctctgcccagcccagccaccccctcccaTGGCTCTCCCAGCTCCCATGGCCCACCGGCTACCCACCCTACCTCCCCTACTCCCCCTGCCACAGCCAGTGGGGCCACCACAGCTGCCAACGGGGGCACCTCGAACTGCCTGCAGACACCATCCTCCACCAGCAGGGGGCGCAAGATGACTGTCAACGGAGCTCCTGTGCCCCCCTTAACTTGA
- the PCGF2 gene encoding polycomb group RING finger protein 2 isoform X2, which yields MHRTTRIKITELNPHLMCALCGGYFIDATTIVECLHSFCKTCIVRYLETNKYCPMCDVQVHKTRPLLSVRSDKTLQDIVYKLVPGLFKDEMKRRRDFYAACPLTEVPNGSNEDRGEVLEQEKGTLSDDEIVSLSIEFYEGGRDREEKKGPLENGDGDKEKTGVRFLRCPAAMTVMHLAKFLRNKMDVPSKYKVEVLYEDEPLKEYYTLMDIAYIYPWRRNGPLPLKYRVQPACKRLTLPTAPTPSEGTNTSGASECESVSDKAPSPATLPATSSSLPSPATPSHGSPSSHGPPATHPTSPTPPATASGATTAANGGTSNCLQTPSSTSRGRKMTVNGAPVPPLT from the exons ATGCATCGTACGACACGGATCAAAATCACCGAGCTGAACCCTCACCTCATGTGTGCCCTCTGTGGGGGGTACTTTATCGATGCCACTACCATCGTGGAGTGCTTGCATTCCT TCTGCAAAACCTGCATCGTGCGCTACCTGGAGACCAACAAGTACTGCCCCATGTGTGACGTGCAGGTCCACAAAACCCGGCCGCTGCTGAGCGTCAG ATCTGACAAAACCCTTCAAGACATCGTCTACAAATTGGTCCCTGGGCTTTTTAAAG ATGAGATGAAGCGACGGCGGGATTTCTATGCTGCGTGCCCTCTGACAGAAG TCCCCAATGGCTCCAACGAGGACCGCGGTGAGGTTCTGGAGCAGGAGAAGGGAACTCTGAGTGACGACGAGATTGTCAGCCTCTCCATTGAGTTCTACGAAGGTGGCAG GGACCGGGAGGAGAAAAAAGGCCCCTTGGAGAATGGGGATGGTGACAAGGAGAAG ACTGGGGTGCGCTTCCTGCGATGCCCGGCAGCCATGACCGTCATGCATCTTGCCAAGTTTCTCCGCAACAAGATGGATGTGCCCAGCAAATACAAG GTTGAGGTTCTCTATGAGGACGAGCCGCTGAAGGAATACTACACCCTCATGGATATTGCCTACATCTACCCCTGGCGGCGG AATGGCCCTCTTCCCCTCAAGTACCGGGTCCAGCCGGCCTGCAAGCGGCTCACCCTGCCCACAGCGCCCACCCCCTCTGAGGGCACCAATACCAGCGGGGCATCCGAGTGTGAGTCAGTCAGCGACaaggctcccagccctgccaccctgccggccacctcctcctctctgcccagcccagccaccccctcccaTGGCTCTCCCAGCTCCCATGGCCCACCGGCTACCCACCCTACCTCCCCTACTCCCCCTGCCACAGCCAGTGGGGCCACCACAGCTGCCAACGGGGGCACCTCGAACTGCCTGCAGACACCATCCTCCACCAGCAGGGGGCGCAAGATGACTGTCAACGGAGCTCCTGTGCCCCCCTTAACTTGA